The nucleotide sequence GCGATGAACCATCGGTATATAAAAGAATTTCGGGCTGCATGTAGTTTTGTTTGTTGCAAAAATACAATTCTATTTTGGCATTTTTTTTGTTAACACCTATTAAAAGATAAAATCCTATGAAGAAATACTTACTTACAATTGGCTTGTTGGCGGTTACCAATATCTTTGCACAGAACAAAAATACCGTTTATAATTACGATTATAACTATGCAAATAAAATGTCGAGATTATGGATTGATTTTGATATTATTGCAGAGTACGATTTTTTAGAACACAAACTGTTTCATAAAGATTTTACATTGAAAGACGGCTATATTTTTAAGAATATGAATGATTCATTAGTCGAAATTGGTTTTTACAATACCGAACAGTTCGTTGCAAACAGAGAAGTTTACGAAATGAAATATCCTTCTGTTGGTAGAATCGCCATTCGTAAAAAAGGAGATAAAAAATGGATAAGGGTAAACACCAAGCGAACAACGGTTTCTTTTATAGAATCAACAGACAAAATTCCTGAAATGGTTCAGTTTTGGGCAATAACAACCGCATTACAACGCGAATTATTTTACAGAGAAAAACAATTGTATGAAAGAGCAACATCAACCAATATCACCGTAAAAACCGAAACATCGTTATAAAATATTTTTATGAAATTACCACTAACCGTTATTTTACTATTTGTTTTTTTGGTAGGAAACGCACAATATTTACAAAACGATACCATTTATTTTGATATTCCGAACGATACTATTGCACGACTTTGGGACAGTCACGATTACAACCATACCGATATTGATTTAAAAAACAAACGCATTATAAACGATTATTATGTTTTTGAAGACGATCTTATTTTTGCTGTTGACGATTCTTTATCGTTTGAAATTGGCAGTTATGATAAAAAAAATCTGTATTTGGAAAAGCAATACAAATTCTCGAAACCATTATTCAATAGATTAGAGATAACCGAAGTTGGAAGCGAAAAATCGGCTAAAGTACGTACCAAAGCCGATTGTATTGTTTTTGATGATCCCCAAAATATTTTAACCGATGTTATTAAACTGTGGTTAAGCGAAAAGTGTATCCGCCGATTACTAAACCGCGAAGAAGCCGAAGGTTTTATTGGCGAAATAATTATAGGTGTTGGAACGTCGTTTTAATCATTCAATAGTTTTTCAATCACTTTCGGAAAATGTTCGTATTCTAATTCGTGTACTTTTTGGGCAACATCTAAAGCGGTGTCAGTTTCAACAACCGATGTTTTTGCTTGGAAAATAATAGCACCTTCGTCGTAATGTTCGCTTACAAAATGAATAGTTATACCGGTTTCGGTTTCTTTGTTTGCAACAACGGCCTCGTGAACAAAACCTCCATACATTCCCTTTCCTCCGAATTTTGGCAACAATGCCGGATGAATATTTACTATTTTGTTTGGATACAAAGCCACAATTTCGACAGGAAACAACAATAAATATCCGGCTAAAACAATTAAATCGGGTTTTAATTCGGTAATTCTATCAAGCAAAATTCCTTCATCATTCTGTTTTTTGGTAATAACTTCGGCAGAAACATTCAAATTTTTAGCTCGTTCTAAAACAAAAGCATCTTTTTTATTTGTAATAATATGAAATTGATGTGGATGATTTTTTTTTCTAAAATATTCAATAATATTTTCGGCGTTACTTCCTGATCCTGATGCTAGTAAAACAATGTTTTTCATATAATTACAGATAATTTTATTTGATATTTGATTTTAAATTCGTAATTTAACCTTCACAAAAGTCGAAAAAAATATCCATTTAAAAATTATTTTTTTAACTTCGCAGTTACAAAAACAATTAAATGTGTGGTAATAAGCGAAAGTTTTATATTTTTGCCACATCAATTAAACTTAAAAAATAGAAAAGATTATGTCAGACATTGCATCAAGAGTAAAAGCAATTATCGTTGACAAATTAGGAGTTGACGAAAACGAAGTTGTAACAGAAGCAAGCTTCACAAATGATTTAGGAGCTGATTCATTAGACACTGTTGAGCTTATTATGGAGTTTGAGAAAGAATTTGATATTCAAATTCCAGACGATCAGGCTGAAAACATTGCTACTGTTGGTCAAGCTATCTCTTACATTGAAGAGGCTAAAAAATAATAACTCATAAGCCTGTGCAGTAAATTTATTATTGCACGGGTGTTATTATTTCCTTTTTTAAGTTAAGATTAAAATTTTAGATTTAAAATCTATAAAATATAGCAACCCAATGTTTCGTTTTTTCTTGAAACTTGGGTTTTACTATTTTAATTAAAATATACTTATATGAATTTAAAGCGAGTTGTTGTTACTGGTTTAGGTGCCCTAACTCCTATTGGAAATAACGTTGCTGAATATTGGAACGGACTTATTAACGGAGTAAGCGGTGCAGCACCAATTACCCATTTTGATGCTTCTAATTTTAAAACACAGTTTGCCTGTGAGGTAAAAAACTTTAATGTCGAAGATTTTATTGACAGAAAAGAAGCAAGAAAAATGGATCGCTATACCCAATACGCTATGGTTACTGCAACCGAAGCCATGGAAGATGCAAATTTTGATTTCGAGAAGTTGAATGCTGACCGTGCGGGTGTGATTTGGGGTTCCGGAATAGGCGGTTTACAAACTTTTCAAGACGAGGTAACCAATTTTAATGAAGGAAACGGTACGCCAAAATTCAACCCGTTTTTTATTCCTAAAATGATTGCCGATATTGCCGGTGGATTAATTTCTATGAAATATAATTTACGCGGACCAAATTTTACAACGGTTTCTGCATGTGCATCATCTACCAACGCAATTATTGATGCTTTTAACTACATTCGTTTAGGTATGGCAGACGTTATTGTTACAGGTGGATCTGAGGCTGCGGTTACTATTGCAGGAATTGGTGGATTTAACGCAATGCACGCATTGTCAACAAGAAACGACGATCCAAAAACGGCATCAAGACCAATGGACAAAGACCGTGATGGTTTTGTTTTAGGAGAAGGTGCAGGTGCTTTGGTTTTAGAAGAGTACGAACATGCGGTTGCGCGTGGTGCAAAAATCTATTGCGAAATTGGCGGCGGCGGTATGTCTGCTGATGCACATCACATTACAGCACCACATCCCGAAGGTTTAGGTGCTAAAAACGTAATGCTAAACTGTTTGCGTGATGCAGGTTTAAAACCAACCGATGTTGACGGTGTAAACATGCACGGAACATCAACACCATTAGGTGATATTGCAGAATCTAAAGCAATTTTAGAGGTTTTTGGCGAACACGCTTATACAATGAACCTGAATTCAACAAAATCTATGACCGGGCATTTACTTGGTGCAACAGGTGCTATTGAGGCTATTTCTTGTATTTTAGCAATTCAGCATGGTATGGTTCCACCAACGATCAATCATTTTACCGATGATGAAAATATCGACCCTAAACTAAACTTTACCTTTAATAAAGCACAAAAACGCGATGTTAAGGTTTTAATGAGCAATACGTTTGGTTTTGGCGGACACAACGCTTGTGTTTTGGTTAAGAAATTAGAAAACTAATTAAGCATGAATTGGCTTAAAAAAATAGTAATAAAAAAATCCCCTATCACCAATAGCGGGATTTTTTGTTCTGAAATTTCCAGAATTATTGGATATAAGCCAAAAAAAATACTCCTTTTTGAGACTGCTTTCACACATCGTTCGCTCAACAAAATCGGCATCACGGGAGAACCTTTAAATTACGAACGGTTAGAGTTTTTAGGCGATGCTATTTTAGGATCCGTAATTGCTGCGTTTTTGTATAAAAATGCTCCGAAAGGCGATGAAGGCTATCTAACCCAAATGCGATCAAAAATTGTAAACAGATCATACCTTAACAGCATTGGTAAAAAGCTGCATTTAGTTAATTTGGTTCGAACAAAAGCTAATATTCACAACTTTGGCGATAACATCAACGGTAATTTGTTAGAAGCTTTAATTGGAGCCATCTATGTTGACGCAGGTTTTACAACTTGTGAGAAATTTATCTACCAAAATATCTTGATCGATTTTAAGGATTTGGAATATCTGGAAAATAAAATATCAAGTTATAAAAGTTTGTTTATTGAATACTGCCAAAAGCACAAATGCGATTTTAAATTTGAAAATTGCGACGACAACGGAAAAGATTCTGTAAAACATTTCTGTATAAAACTGCATTTTAATAATGTGGTAATTGCCCGTGCCCGTGCTACCAGCAAAAAAAAGGCAGAAGAAAAAGCAGCACAACGAGCCTATTTTGTTCTGCAAAATGAAATGCAGCATCATTAAAAAATGATTAAATATTTGGTTTAATTCATTAAATCTGTTTATATTTTGTATTTTTGTTAAAATGGCACTACAAAGAAAAAATACAAACGAGATAATCTATAAATTAGATGAAATGGGTGATTGCAACGAAGATATTGTCTTGGTTGCCATAAAATCTAATATGCCCGATTATAAAATGGCGTATTGTTTAAACAGGTATTTAGGTGTTCATTTTCATAAAGTAAGCCCGGAAATTTCGCTAACAGATAACGGAACTACTTTTTTTAGAAGTTTTAAATACGAAGATCAAAAAAATCATTTAACATGGCGGTTGTTTGAAAACAAATCAAATTTTTCTGAAAATAATGAAGATGTCAATCATTCGTTGTTTCATACAGACGACGAAGTGTTTAATGCAACAAATTATCTGATTCCGGAATGGAAAAATATCGACTTTTTTATGTTGATCGAAAATGCCGACTTGTTATTTAATACCGATGAATTATTGGAAAAGCTTCAAAATATAAAGAATATATCTACACAGTTTATTGTTGATATGGATTCTTTAAGTATAAAATCACAAAAAAATTTAATTTTTTAATATGTTACCAAGAAAGAAAACAAAAATAGTCGCGACCTTAGGTCCGGCTTGCAGCACCAAAGAGATAATTAAACAAATGATTGAGAGCGGTGTGAATGTTTTTAGAATCAATTTTTCGCATGCAGATTATTTTGATATCGAAGATAAAGTAAAGACCATTCGTGAATTAAATGATGAATTTAATTATAACACATCGATATTAGCCGATTTACAAGGTCCAAAATTACGTGTAGGCGTAATGAAAGACGAAGTTGTTCTTAAAAAAGGCGATATCATTACTTTTTCTACCAAAGAAGAATTTTTAGGAACAGCCGAAAAGGTTTACATGACTTACAAAAGTTTTCCTCAGGATGTAAATCCGGGCGAAAGCATTTTGTTAGACGATGGTAAACTTATTTTTACAGTTTTAGATACAGACGGTATTCATGAAGTAAGAGCCGTGGTGGTTCAGGGTGGACCTTTAAAATCTAAAAAGGGAGTTAACTTGCCAAATACAAAAGTTTCGTTACCGGCATTAACCGAAAAAGATATAAAAGATGCCATTTTTGCCATTAAATTACAGGTAGATTGGATTGCCTTGTCTTTTGTTAGAACTCCTGAAGATTTAGAAGATTTACGCTTATTGATTGAAGAACACAGCGATCACAAAATTCCGATTATTGCAAAAATTGAAAAACCCGAAGCGGTTGCGAACATCAACAAAATTGTTTCGCATTGCGATGGTTTAATGGTTGCACGTGGCGATTTGGGTGTTGAAATCCCTGCACAGGAAGTTCCGTTGATTCAAAAACAATTGGTTCACAAAGCAAAATACGCGCGTATTCCCGTAATTATTGCCACACAAATGATGGAAACCATGATTACCAGTCTAACACCTACCCGTGCCGAAGTGAACGACGTTGCAAACTCTGTAATGGATGGTGCCGATGCAGTTATGCTTTCAGGAGAAACATCGGTTGGTAATTATCCGGTTCAAGTTATCGAAAAAATGACACAGATCATTAACAGTGTAGAAAATTCAGATTTAATTAAACTACCTGTTAACGACCCTAAAATTAAAACCAAGCGTTTTATTACTAAATCTATTTGTTACCATGCTGCTGTTATGGCAAACGATATCGAAGCAAAAGTTATCAATACGCTCACCAATTCGGGTTATACCGCTTTTCAAATTTCGGCTTGGAGACCTAATGCACATATTTTAGCCTATACATCAAATAAACACATGTTAACGCAGTTAAGTTTGCTTTGGGGAGTTACTGCTTTTTGGTACGATAAATACGAAAGCACCGATATTACCATTGAAGACATTAACCAAATGGCAAAAGACAATAATTATGTAACTACTGGCGACTACACCATTAACTTGGCTTCGATGCCTTTAAACGAAAAAGGTATGGTAAATACTATTCGGGTATCGGAAATTGAATAAAAGTCAAATGTCTTAAAGACGAAAGTTTATAACGTAAGTTAGAGTAACGGAGTGTTCCGATAGTTATTGACGGAGCATTTCGGCAAGCTCAAGACAGACTTCTCGGGAACTTCTTGATATAATTTTTTGTAATGAAATAAAGAAAAATTACTCGAAGTAACAGACGACTATTTTTAATTGACCTGTCTAAAATAAAAGATAAAAAAAATAAGTTTACAATACGTAAACTTATTTTTTTATCTTTGTATAATGAAAGTTTTGGTTAAAAGAACCCTACATTATTATATCGCTAAATATCAATTAGCCGAAAAATCCTTAATTGCTTGGGAAAACGAGTTCTCTAAAACAACATTTAAAAATTTCAATGAAATTAAAAATGTCTATCGAAATGCAAGTATCGTAGGTAGTAACAGGGTTGTTTTTAATATAAAAGGCAATGATTTTAGACTTGTTGTTTCGGTTAATTTTACACAACAAGCTTGTTATGTTATTTGGTTTGGAACACACAATGAATACGACCAAATTAATGTAGAAACAGTGAAATATGATGTAAATATCAATAACTTCAAACAAAACAAATGATTATGAATTGGACTATTTTAAAAACAGAAGAAGATTATAACAAAGCAAACGAACGATTAATGGAATTGTTTGATGCAGATTTAAATACAGCTAAAAATGACGAGCTTGCGCTACTTATTTTATTGATCGAAGATTATGACAACAAACATTATGTGTTGCCGCAAATGGATATTTTGGATATTATAAAAGAAAAAATGCAAGAACAAGGACTTAAAAACAAAGATTTAGAGCCAATTATTGGCAGTAAAGGCTATGTTTCTTCTATACTTTCAGGCAAAAGAGAATTAACGCTTAAAATAGCCAAACGCTTACGAGATTATTTTAATTTACCCGCAGAATTATTTTTACAAGCTTAAATACAAAAGACCATTTTTTATCGGAATGGTCTTTTGTATGTAGATTTCACTCTATTTTTTTAACATTTTTTTTGCGTAAATTTTTTTATAAAATTGTAGATTAGATTTCTTACTAGCGATTTATTTGACGAATGAAAAAAACAATTTTATTATTCTTAACAACTGTATTTTTAAGCTTAGGATTTTCTGCCAACGCCCAGCCAATTGAACTTAAAGAACTTTTAACAAAAGCCGAAGAATCACTTAACAACATAAATACCGTTGTTTACAAAGTAGATTATTTCAATAAATATTTAGCAAAGAACGACACATTGCATTCAACAGCTATTTGCTCTTTATATCGAATGCCCAAAGACAAAATGCAGTCCTTCCACAGAATAGAATTTGAAGTTGAAAAAGACGCTCCTAAATATTTTGGACAAAGAATGTACAACGGAGAAAAAGTTCTTTGGTACAGTAATTCGGTAGATTCTTTAACAACAAATGAAACCCCCGAAATATACAGCGAGAAAAAAATGAAATATTCTGTAGTGGAAAATTACAGTAATTTTTTGCTTAAACAATATTTTGGCAGAAAAGATAATTTCTCTATTTATGGTACAAAGCTTGCTAAAATACGTATGAAAGATATAAATGTTACAGAAGAGAATCTTCACAATACACCTGTTTATGTATTAAATATTGCTTATAAAGACCAAAAAGATGCCACCAGAGATGAAGTTACAAAACATTACATTAGAAAATCAGATTTTTTACCAATAGCCCATTATTCTTTCTTAAGGTGGGAAAATATGGAACAATACAATTATTACGAAATTGAATATTTGACTATTAATAGTGGTGTTTCTCTTGATGATTTTAAAATTGAAGAAAACCAGCAGTTGAACGCTGTTGAATTATACAAAGATTTTAAAAACCAATTAAAAAAGATAAACATTGCTACTACAAACTAAACGATTTTTATTTATTTGTTTTACGTTTATATGTACAACATCAGTTTTGGCACAAGAAAACGAAGGCATACAAAAAAATCTTCCAAAAGAAATTCAATTAAACAACGGTAAGACTGTTAAACTAACCGATTTAAAAGAGAAAGTTGTTTTATTGGATTTCTGGTATCGTGGTTGCTATCCTTGTTTAAAAGCAATCCCCGAATTAATAGAATTACAAGAAGAGTTTAAAGATGATTTAGTAATTATTGGCATAAACGATTCTGACAACAGAGAAGATGTAACAGATTATTTTGCTTATAAAAAAGTAAATTATTTTTCAACATATAAATCAGAAGCTAATATTTCAAAGAAATTAAAAATAAACGCTTTTCCAACCACAATAATTATCAATCAAAATGGCGAAGTGGTCAGTGTAGAATCGGGGTATCAAAAAGGTACTTTTAAAAAGGTACTTAGAAAAACCATAAAAAAAATAATTAAAGACAAAAGTCATTCTTAACATAGAATGGCTTTTTTGCTTGCAAAAGGGATTAAAGTGAAAATCCTTTTTGTGAGGAACGAACAAAAAGATTGCAACGTAAAGCCCGACCCGAAGGGATTTGCCCAAATAAAAAATAGATCAATAAAAAAGCCCCGAATAATCGAGGCTTTTGTTTTGTATAAAAAGAATAAATTATTTTTTCTTTTTTGCTCCTTTTTCAGCTTTAGCAGCTTCCTGAGCAGCTTTCATTGCAGCACGAGAAATACGAACTTGAGCAACTACGGTATTATCTGGTTGTAACAATTTAAAGTTGTTTGTTGGCAACTTAGTAATGTACAATTTGTTACCCATTTCTAAGTCTGTAATATCAGCTTCAACGAAATCAGGTAAGTTAGCCGGTAACGCACGTACTTTTAATTTACGTTGGTTTAAACGTAAAACACCACCTGCCATAACACCTTTACTGTTACCTACAACTTTTACAGGAACATCCATAGTAATTTCTTTGTCAGCGTGTAACTGGTAGAAATCGATGTGTAAAATTCTGTCTGATACCGGATCGAATTGGATGTCTTGTAAAATAGCATCCACTTTTTTAGCGCCTAAATCAATAGCAACTGTGTGTACGTTTGGAGTGTACACTAAGCTTTTAAATGCTTTTTCTTCAGCTGTAAAATGTACTGGTTGTTCTCCTCCGTAAACTACGCAAGGAACCAATCCAGCATTACGTGCGGCTTTAGTAGCTACTTTACCCACGCTTTCTCTTTCTTGTCCTTTAATTGAAATTGATTTCATTTTAAATATATAAAAATTAATAAAAAATTACATGATAAATTTATCACTGATTGATGTGTTGTTTTGTACCATATGCATTACATCTGCAAACAACTCGGCACAGCTTAACACACGTATTTTGCTGCTTTCTTTTTTCAACGGAATAGAATCGGTTACGATTAATTCTGTTAATGATGAGTTTTCTATTTTATCAACAGCGTTGCCTGATAAAATGGCATGTGTACAGATTGCACGTACGCTTAATGCACCACGTTCCATCATCACATCGGCTGCTTTTGCTAATGTTCCTCCGGTATCAATCATATCGTCAACTAAAATAACGTTTCTGCCTTGTACATCACCAATCAATTCCATGGTATCAATAACATTTGCTTTTTTACGTTGCTTGTAACATACCACAACTTCGCTTTCTAAATACTTAGCATACGCATACGCACGTTTAGACCCACCCATATCTGGTGATGCAATGGTTAAATTCTCTAAACCTAATGATTGTACATAAGGTAAGAAAATAGTTGATGCGTACAAATGATCTACCGGTTTCTCAAAGAATCCTTGTATTTGATCGGCGTGTAAATCCATAGTCATTACTCGAGTTGCACCAGCGGTTTCTAACATTTTAGCTACTAATTTAGCCCCTATCGGCACACGTGGCTTGTCTTTACGATCTTGACGTGCCCAGCCAAAATAAGGAATTACAGCGGTAATGTGACGAGCAGATGCACGTTTTGCAGCATCGCACATTAACAATAGTTCCATTAAATTATCGGCACTTGGAAAGGTAGAACACACTAAAAACACCCGTAATCCGCGTATAGATTCTTCAAACGATGGCTGAAATTCACCATCGCTGTAATGCGAAAATGTTACCTTACCTAGCTCTACACCATAATGCTTGGCAATTTTTTCTGCTAATTCTTTACTCTGCGAACACGCAAACACTTTTGCTTCAGGTTCAAAGTAACTCATTGTTGCTTAGTTTAGTAATTATTATTGTTAGTTGTATTGTGGGTGCAAATTTAAAAATAATTTTGAAGCTTATTACATTTTTTTAATTTTTTATTTGTTTTAATTGAAAATGTCTTTACATTTGCAACCACAATTTCAAGCAAAAAGCCTGAGTGGCGGAATTGGT is from Flavobacterium dauae and encodes:
- a CDS encoding 50S ribosomal protein L25/general stress protein Ctc, with the translated sequence MKSISIKGQERESVGKVATKAARNAGLVPCVVYGGEQPVHFTAEEKAFKSLVYTPNVHTVAIDLGAKKVDAILQDIQFDPVSDRILHIDFYQLHADKEITMDVPVKVVGNSKGVMAGGVLRLNQRKLKVRALPANLPDFVEADITDLEMGNKLYITKLPTNNFKLLQPDNTVVAQVRISRAAMKAAQEAAKAEKGAKKKK
- a CDS encoding type II toxin-antitoxin system HigB family toxin, which gives rise to MKVLVKRTLHYYIAKYQLAEKSLIAWENEFSKTTFKNFNEIKNVYRNASIVGSNRVVFNIKGNDFRLVVSVNFTQQACYVIWFGTHNEYDQINVETVKYDVNINNFKQNK
- the rnc gene encoding ribonuclease III; translated protein: MNWLKKIVIKKSPITNSGIFCSEISRIIGYKPKKILLFETAFTHRSLNKIGITGEPLNYERLEFLGDAILGSVIAAFLYKNAPKGDEGYLTQMRSKIVNRSYLNSIGKKLHLVNLVRTKANIHNFGDNINGNLLEALIGAIYVDAGFTTCEKFIYQNILIDFKDLEYLENKISSYKSLFIEYCQKHKCDFKFENCDDNGKDSVKHFCIKLHFNNVVIARARATSKKKAEEKAAQRAYFVLQNEMQHH
- a CDS encoding helix-turn-helix domain-containing protein; translation: MNWTILKTEEDYNKANERLMELFDADLNTAKNDELALLILLIEDYDNKHYVLPQMDILDIIKEKMQEQGLKNKDLEPIIGSKGYVSSILSGKRELTLKIAKRLRDYFNLPAELFLQA
- a CDS encoding TlpA family protein disulfide reductase produces the protein MAQENEGIQKNLPKEIQLNNGKTVKLTDLKEKVVLLDFWYRGCYPCLKAIPELIELQEEFKDDLVIIGINDSDNREDVTDYFAYKKVNYFSTYKSEANISKKLKINAFPTTIIINQNGEVVSVESGYQKGTFKKVLRKTIKKIIKDKSHS
- the purN gene encoding phosphoribosylglycinamide formyltransferase; translation: MKNIVLLASGSGSNAENIIEYFRKKNHPHQFHIITNKKDAFVLERAKNLNVSAEVITKKQNDEGILLDRITELKPDLIVLAGYLLLFPVEIVALYPNKIVNIHPALLPKFGGKGMYGGFVHEAVVANKETETGITIHFVSEHYDEGAIIFQAKTSVVETDTALDVAQKVHELEYEHFPKVIEKLLND
- a CDS encoding IPExxxVDY family protein, translated to MALQRKNTNEIIYKLDEMGDCNEDIVLVAIKSNMPDYKMAYCLNRYLGVHFHKVSPEISLTDNGTTFFRSFKYEDQKNHLTWRLFENKSNFSENNEDVNHSLFHTDDEVFNATNYLIPEWKNIDFFMLIENADLLFNTDELLEKLQNIKNISTQFIVDMDSLSIKSQKNLIF
- the fabF gene encoding beta-ketoacyl-ACP synthase II — protein: MNLKRVVVTGLGALTPIGNNVAEYWNGLINGVSGAAPITHFDASNFKTQFACEVKNFNVEDFIDRKEARKMDRYTQYAMVTATEAMEDANFDFEKLNADRAGVIWGSGIGGLQTFQDEVTNFNEGNGTPKFNPFFIPKMIADIAGGLISMKYNLRGPNFTTVSACASSTNAIIDAFNYIRLGMADVIVTGGSEAAVTIAGIGGFNAMHALSTRNDDPKTASRPMDKDRDGFVLGEGAGALVLEEYEHAVARGAKIYCEIGGGGMSADAHHITAPHPEGLGAKNVMLNCLRDAGLKPTDVDGVNMHGTSTPLGDIAESKAILEVFGEHAYTMNLNSTKSMTGHLLGATGAIEAISCILAIQHGMVPPTINHFTDDENIDPKLNFTFNKAQKRDVKVLMSNTFGFGGHNACVLVKKLEN
- a CDS encoding ribose-phosphate pyrophosphokinase, giving the protein MSYFEPEAKVFACSQSKELAEKIAKHYGVELGKVTFSHYSDGEFQPSFEESIRGLRVFLVCSTFPSADNLMELLLMCDAAKRASARHITAVIPYFGWARQDRKDKPRVPIGAKLVAKMLETAGATRVMTMDLHADQIQGFFEKPVDHLYASTIFLPYVQSLGLENLTIASPDMGGSKRAYAYAKYLESEVVVCYKQRKKANVIDTMELIGDVQGRNVILVDDMIDTGGTLAKAADVMMERGALSVRAICTHAILSGNAVDKIENSSLTELIVTDSIPLKKESSKIRVLSCAELFADVMHMVQNNTSISDKFIM
- the pyk gene encoding pyruvate kinase, with the protein product MLPRKKTKIVATLGPACSTKEIIKQMIESGVNVFRINFSHADYFDIEDKVKTIRELNDEFNYNTSILADLQGPKLRVGVMKDEVVLKKGDIITFSTKEEFLGTAEKVYMTYKSFPQDVNPGESILLDDGKLIFTVLDTDGIHEVRAVVVQGGPLKSKKGVNLPNTKVSLPALTEKDIKDAIFAIKLQVDWIALSFVRTPEDLEDLRLLIEEHSDHKIPIIAKIEKPEAVANINKIVSHCDGLMVARGDLGVEIPAQEVPLIQKQLVHKAKYARIPVIIATQMMETMITSLTPTRAEVNDVANSVMDGADAVMLSGETSVGNYPVQVIEKMTQIINSVENSDLIKLPVNDPKIKTKRFITKSICYHAAVMANDIEAKVINTLTNSGYTAFQISAWRPNAHILAYTSNKHMLTQLSLLWGVTAFWYDKYESTDITIEDINQMAKDNNYVTTGDYTINLASMPLNEKGMVNTIRVSEIE
- a CDS encoding acyl carrier protein; this encodes MSDIASRVKAIIVDKLGVDENEVVTEASFTNDLGADSLDTVELIMEFEKEFDIQIPDDQAENIATVGQAISYIEEAKK